The nucleotide sequence CCTGGATCTCAGCGGTGCGGCCTTTCATGGACACTGGCGCCTCTGTCAGTATCTGATCGAGCACGGAGCCGATGTAGACTGGCAACAACCTGATACCGGCGAATCGCCTCTACACGCGGCCCTGTGCACAACAATCCGACTCGCCCATGACCTGGTTCTCAAAGTTCTCTTGCAAAGCGGCGCGAACCCGAATTGCGTCACACGGCCCAATCGGGAGACAGGATGCTTTATGCGAGATTGTCGCACGAAAGGAGAAACTCCATTACACCGTGCCGCCGCGTTTGGAACAGAAGAGACAATTCAATTGTTGCTGGACGCGGGTTCCAATCGCGAGGCGAAGGACCAGCACGGAGACTCACCCCTCGCCTGGGCCAGTTGGTATGCGCGGCCCGATTCGATTCTTCGCCCTCTCTGCTACGGCCCATACAACATCCGTGCAGGGCGAGCATCGATGGCTGCCAATGTGCTCGGGCGACCGATCCCCCAAAGTACTGGCAATTACGGGGGTGACGATTCTGACTAATAACTCGTCGCACTCTGTGCACTGACTGAAAATGAAGAACGCTTTCCGGAACAGGTGCGCCACCCCACAAGATAATGGCATGTGGACAAAGTGGGACAGGTACCTGGAACGAAGCATACTCCGCATCGATTCCAAGCGGACTTCGGAGCCTGTCCCCCATTCTCCAATAGCCTGATGCGACACCT is from Schlesneria sp. DSM 10557 and encodes:
- a CDS encoding ankyrin repeat domain-containing protein — its product is MSLPLLRRLAEGRTDLVFELIGSGMSATSTDEQGTPLLSWCAYYGDVSAIKFLLQHGESLSRLGDNLDLSGAAFHGHWRLCQYLIEHGADVDWQQPDTGESPLHAALCTTIRLAHDLVLKVLLQSGANPNCVTRPNRETGCFMRDCRTKGETPLHRAAAFGTEETIQLLLDAGSNREAKDQHGDSPLAWASWYARPDSILRPLCYGPYNIRAGRASMAANVLGRPIPQSTGNYGGDDSD